The DNA region CCGGCCGTGGCCTATTTGACGCGTGAGCTGGGATTGCAGGGCGGGGTGGTCATATCGGCTTCCCACAACCCTGCTCCCGACAATGGCATAAAATTCTTCGGTCCCAGCGGTTACAAGCTGCCCGATGAAGTGGAAGAAGAAATTGCCGGTCTGGCCAGCAGCGGCAACTGGGGTAATTTGCCCACCGGCGGAAAACTGGGTCGCCCGTACCAGCTGCCCGATGCGGTCGAAAAATATGCCAGCTTCTTGCTTTCCACTGTGGACGTTTCGCTGGCAGGCATGAAAATAGTGGTGGACTGTGCCCACGGCGCGGCCTATCAGGTGGCTCCGGCCGTGCTGCGCCGGCTGGGAGCGGAAGTGGTGGCCATCAACACCAGCCCGGACGGCTGCAATATCAATGTGGGCTGCGGCTCCACCCATCCGGAACAACTGATGCGGGCCGTGCAGGAGCACGGGGCCGACCTGGGGTTGGCCCATGACGGCGACGCCGACCGGGTGCTGGCCGTGGACCATAACGGCCAGCTGGTGGACGGCGACCAGATTATGGTAATCTGTGCCCGGGATCTGCAGCAACGGGGCCGCCTGTCCCGCAATACAGCCGTGGTCACGGTAATGAGCAACCTGGGCCTGCACCTGGCTCTGCAGAAAAGCGGCATCAATGTGCTGCAGACCAAAGTGGGCGACCGCTATGTGCTGGAGGAGTGCCTGAAGAGCGGTGCCGTTTTTGGTGGCGAGCAGAGCGGACATATCCTGTTTTTGGAGCACAACACCACCGGAGATGGCATTCTCACCGCACTGCAGTTGCTGGCCGTGGTCAAAAAGAGCGGCCGGCCGCTGGCCGAACTGGCCGGGCAAATGCAGCGCCTGCCCCAGCTGCTGGTAAACCAGCGGGTGAAAGACAAACGGGCCGTGATGAGCAGCCCCGCCCTGCTGACCGCCATTCGCCGTTACGAAAAGCTTTTGCAGGGCCGGGGACGGATTCTGGTGCGCCCTTCGGGTACGGAACCCCTGGTGCGGGTGATGGCGGAAGGCGAGGACCAGGGCGAACTGCAGCGCATAGTGGATGAGCTGGTGCAGCTTATCCGCGACATTGAAAGCTGATTTTGGCCTTGTTTTTGGGCGTGCCTGCTGCAAACTCTGTTCTTTTTCCGGCGCTTCTGCCGGGAGCGGGCGGAAAGCACCGGGCAGGAAAAGGGGGGTGGGAATGAGCAGAGAAAGCAGGGGGTAAAAACAGCCAAAGCGCCAGCACCAGGCAACCCCTGGTGGACGAGGTGGGAGTTGATCGAGATTTCGGCGGATGCTCCCCGGTGTACCGGCACCGTGAAAAGCGGACAAAACCGGCAGGCAACTGCCGGCACAAAGCCGCCGTCCGGAAAAAAGAGCGATGTTTGATTACTGTCGTGATTGACTTACCCGATTATTTTTTCAGGGGGTTAAAACCATGTGCGGTATTGTTGGCTACATCGGCCCCAGACCCGCCGTGCCCATCCTGGTGGAAGGCCTGCAAAAGCTGGAATACCGGGGTTACGACTCGGCAGGTATTGCTTTAATAGAAGACAACCACTTGCGCATATATAAAAAAGTTGGCAAATTGACCAATTTAAAAGAAAAGCTGGCCGGCAATTACTTTTACGGTACGGTGGGCATTGGGCACACGCGCTGGGCCACCCACGGTCGCCCATCCGATACCAACGCCCACCCGCACCGGGACTGCCAGGGCCGCTTTGCCGTGGTGCACAACGGCATCATTGAGAACTACCTGCCCATCAAAGAATGGCTGCTCTCCCGCGGGCACCAGTTTACCTCGGAAACCGACACCGAAGTGCTGGCCCACCTGCTGGAGGAGTTCTACGAAGGTGACCTGCTGGCCACCGTGCGGCAGATGATCCGCAAAATAGAAGGTTCCTACGCCATGGTCATCCTCTGCCTGGACGAACCGGGCCGCCTGGTGGCCGTGCGCCAGGACAGCCCGCTGATTGTGGGACTGGGGGAAGGGGAAAATTTCCTGGCCTCGGACATTCCGGCCCTGCTCTGCCACACCCGGCGCACCTATATCCTGGCCGATGGGGAAATGGCCGTGCTCACGGCCGACAGCGTAGAAGTGTACGACAGCCAGGGGCAGCCGGTGGAGAAGCCCGTATATGAAGTGAAGTGGGAGGCGGCGCAGGCCGAAAAAGGCGGCTACGACCACTTCATGCTCAAGGAAATCCACGAACAGCCCGTAGCCCTGCGCGATACCCTGAGCGGCCGCCTCAGTCCGGACAACCAGAGCGTCAACCTGGACCTGAGCCTGAGCGAGGACGAGGTCAGACAGTTTAACAAAATCTTCATTACCGCCTGCGGTACGGCTTACCACGCCGGGGTGGTGGGCAAATACGTCATGGAAAAACTGGCCGGGCTGCCTGTGGAAGTGGACATCGCCTCGGAATTCCGCTACCGCGATCCCTTTGTCGACCAGCGCACCCTGGTTATTGTGGTCAGCCAGTCGGGCGAAACCGCCGACACCCTGGCCGCCCTGCGCGAAGCCAAAAGGCGCGGCGCCCACGTGCTGGCCGTGACCAATGTGGTGGACAGCTCGGTGGCCCGGGAGGCCGACGACGTACTCTACACCTGGGCCGGGCCGGAAATTGCCGTGGCCTCCACCAAGGCCTACACCACCCAGCTGGTGGCCATGTACCTGATTGCCCTTTATCTGGCGGAGAAGCGCAATAAAAAATCACTGGTGGAGCGCGTGGCCATCATCAGCGAACTGCGCAAGCTGGCCGACAAAGCCCGGGTGATCCTGGAAAACGGCCGGGTCATCCAGGATTTCGTGGCGGCATACAAGCATGTGCCCAGCACCTTCTTCATCGGCCGGGGCCTGGACTACGCCGTGGCTCTGGAAGGAGCGCTCAAACTCAAGGAGATCTCCTACATCCACGCCGAAGCCTATGCGGCCGGTGAGCTCAAACACGGTACCCTGGCCCTGATCACCGGGGGCGTGCCCGTGATCGCCCTGGTCACCCAGCAAAGCCTCTTTGAAAAAATGCTCAGCAACATCAAAGAAGTAAAAGCGCGGGAAGCCACAGTGCTGGCCCTGGCCATGGACGGCGAAGCAGACCTGGCCAAAGTGGTGGACCACGTCCTGCACATCCCGCGCACCCATGAACTGCTCACACCGGTGCTCTCGGTCATACCCCTGCAGCTGCTGGCCTACCACATGGCCGTGGCCCGCGGCTGCGACGTGGACCAGCCGCGCAACCTGGCCAAGAGCGTGACGGTGGAGTAGGGGGAGACTGAACGAACAGTTTTTATACAAAAGCGGGACCCGCCGGGTCCCGCTTCCCTTACCTGGTTGCCTGGACTTCCAGGGAGGAGTGGATGAAAGACACGATTCAGATGTTTGAGGCAGAGTTGAACTTATTTATTTTGTGGCATATAATTTTTACATAACCGCCCATGCCTGTCAGGTACAAACAGGCATGAAATGCCGGGGGCTAATTTAAGATAAACCTAAAGAAGGTGAGCATTATGGCAACTGTTTCATTTGATAAAAACATTGTTATTGAAGAACCTGGGGCAATTGAGACTCTGGTGGAATTGCTTTTATTCTCGGACAATGACGTAAAGCCCGTGGACAAGACACTTGCTTCGCCAGAGGCGATGGCAAGGGGGGAAGAAATATTAAAACTGTGCTTATCCCACTTAGAAAATTCCTAGAAATGGCTTCCCAGCGACAGGTGGAGGAAGTCATTTTTTCTTTTAATTGTTCCAGGGACCCGGATAATATTTTTCAACATCCTAAATACTAGCAAACCATTCTTTATCTACCTCTACCGACTCAACTTGAATAATTTCCGTTTTAACCCCTAATGATAATTCTTTAAGCTTTTCCACCAGCTGATTTCCATCAATTAAATCTATTGGCGGAGCCCCGTCCCTTGTGGCTTCCTTAATGGCGTCCCGCGTGAACGAACCAGTGGTAATTAATAACCCTTTGTCTGTACGCCCAAGCATAGCGCCACGAAAATCGCGAACCTGGCTGGCGCTAACAGAACCCTGGTATTTCTTACACTGAAACATTACATAAAAACTTAAAAAGCCATTGATCTTAACAATCCCTTTCCCATCGATGCCCCCATCACCGCTTCTGCCGGTTACCTCAACATGAGTGAATCCTGATTCTCTTAGCAGCCGTTGTACAAGTCGCTCAAATGCATCAGGGCTCATAGAAACTAGAACACTGAGAAGTTCCTCCCGCCAGTCTGGTTTCTTTTCTGTTTTTTCTATATCCAGCGCTGCATCAATATCTTGCTCCTGGGGCAAATCCTCCGTGCCTTTACATTGATTAGTCATTTCTCTGACCTTTTTGACTACTTCGTTTGGATCGACGCTCTCGATATTTTTGGCCGCAGGAGACAGTGACCAGATGCCTCTGCTGGAATTCTCCAATATGCCGTATTTCTTCAGGTAAGTTCTGGTCCAAGCCAGTCTATATGCAACTTCGGTTTGGGCACCAGGCCTGTCTCCATGTGGTATCTCAACTATGTCATCGGGCAAATTCATGATTTTAATCACTTTTTCATAAATCTCTTCAATTGACCCAGAGCCTCCGAGTTCCCTTAGTGCACTGATCAAAGGATTCATCATTTGGTCGTATGTGGGAATCTTCTTGGGAATTTGTACCATAGAATATCACTCCTAATTTTATAAGCGAACATATTGCATTAAGTATGGTATCAAAGCAAGATTTCTTCTCCCACAGACAAGCTCGAGTTTTACAAGTCATTATCTTATGGTAATGGATAATAACAACTCAAATGTATACTACTACCTTTTTCATGTAATTTCCTGCATATTATTATAATTTTTATATTCAAAATGGGCCTAAATATGCGCAAGGCATGGTAAGGTATAATGGATCCATAAATTAAAACAAAAAATCAGGGGGTTTTAAGAACCAAATATCTGTACGCAGGCAGTACACGCCGGAATTTAAGAACAAAATCGTGTTGGAAGCATTCCTGTGATCAAATTTAATGGCCTTTGAAAACGAAGGTACCTCCGGTTAGAATACAGGGTGTAAAGCTTCTCGAGAGTTTTACCCCTAATTATCAGACTAACCAAGGAGGTACCTAAAATGAAGTATACCCAAAACGCCAAGATTTTGCAAATCAAAGAAACCACGCTCGTAATAGGAGTTGATGTAGCCAGCGAATTTAACTATGCCAGAGCATTTGACTACAGAGGGATCGAGCTTGGCCGGCTCATAAAGTTCAACAATGATAGCATCGGATTCGCTGAATTTGCTGAGTGGCTAAAGAAGCTCAAAGAAAAGCATCAAAAAGATCACGCTGTGGTTGGCATGGAGCCCACCGGTCATTACTGGTTAACATTTGCTCAGTATTTAAAGGATCACCAGATAAAAATAGTGCTGGTGAATCCGTTTCATGTAAAGCGAAGCAAAGAACTGGATGATAACAATCCCACCAAGAACGACCGGAAGGATCCAAAGACCATAGCGATGCTGGTGAAAGACGGCAGATACATGGAGCCATATATTCCTGCAGGAATATACAGCGAAA from Desulfurispora thermophila DSM 16022 includes:
- a CDS encoding restriction endonuclease, which codes for MVQIPKKIPTYDQMMNPLISALRELGGSGSIEEIYEKVIKIMNLPDDIVEIPHGDRPGAQTEVAYRLAWTRTYLKKYGILENSSRGIWSLSPAAKNIESVDPNEVVKKVREMTNQCKGTEDLPQEQDIDAALDIEKTEKKPDWREELLSVLVSMSPDAFERLVQRLLRESGFTHVEVTGRSGDGGIDGKGIVKINGFLSFYVMFQCKKYQGSVSASQVRDFRGAMLGRTDKGLLITTGSFTRDAIKEATRDGAPPIDLIDGNQLVEKLKELSLGVKTEIIQVESVEVDKEWFASI
- the glmM gene encoding phosphoglucosamine mutase gives rise to the protein MEIRFGTDGIRGVANADLTPEMAMAVGRAAALVLKRGDKSPRMVIGRDTRLSGQMLEAALVAGICSAGVDVLLAGVLPTPAVAYLTRELGLQGGVVISASHNPAPDNGIKFFGPSGYKLPDEVEEEIAGLASSGNWGNLPTGGKLGRPYQLPDAVEKYASFLLSTVDVSLAGMKIVVDCAHGAAYQVAPAVLRRLGAEVVAINTSPDGCNINVGCGSTHPEQLMRAVQEHGADLGLAHDGDADRVLAVDHNGQLVDGDQIMVICARDLQQRGRLSRNTAVVTVMSNLGLHLALQKSGINVLQTKVGDRYVLEECLKSGAVFGGEQSGHILFLEHNTTGDGILTALQLLAVVKKSGRPLAELAGQMQRLPQLLVNQRVKDKRAVMSSPALLTAIRRYEKLLQGRGRILVRPSGTEPLVRVMAEGEDQGELQRIVDELVQLIRDIES
- the glmS gene encoding glutamine--fructose-6-phosphate transaminase (isomerizing): MCGIVGYIGPRPAVPILVEGLQKLEYRGYDSAGIALIEDNHLRIYKKVGKLTNLKEKLAGNYFYGTVGIGHTRWATHGRPSDTNAHPHRDCQGRFAVVHNGIIENYLPIKEWLLSRGHQFTSETDTEVLAHLLEEFYEGDLLATVRQMIRKIEGSYAMVILCLDEPGRLVAVRQDSPLIVGLGEGENFLASDIPALLCHTRRTYILADGEMAVLTADSVEVYDSQGQPVEKPVYEVKWEAAQAEKGGYDHFMLKEIHEQPVALRDTLSGRLSPDNQSVNLDLSLSEDEVRQFNKIFITACGTAYHAGVVGKYVMEKLAGLPVEVDIASEFRYRDPFVDQRTLVIVVSQSGETADTLAALREAKRRGAHVLAVTNVVDSSVAREADDVLYTWAGPEIAVASTKAYTTQLVAMYLIALYLAEKRNKKSLVERVAIISELRKLADKARVILENGRVIQDFVAAYKHVPSTFFIGRGLDYAVALEGALKLKEISYIHAEAYAAGELKHGTLALITGGVPVIALVTQQSLFEKMLSNIKEVKAREATVLALAMDGEADLAKVVDHVLHIPRTHELLTPVLSVIPLQLLAYHMAVARGCDVDQPRNLAKSVTVE